CGGGTACTCCCCGAATACGCCGTTGTGGCTGATCAAACCCTGTTGCGCCTCCCAGCGATGCAACAGATAGCCCGCCGGCTCCAGGTTGAAATGCGCGGGCGCCGCTTCTTGTAGGTCCAACACGATCTGGTGCGAGGTGCCGGGGCATACACAACTCAGGCTGCCGCCGAAACGGCGCTGCATCGGCCGGTGCAAATGCCCGCACAGCAGGCGCTCGACTTGCGGATGACGGGCGACGACCTGCTCCAGCGCCGCCGCATTGATGAAGGGCTCGCGGTCCATATGGCCGATGCCGCTGATAAACGGCGGGTGATGCAAAATCAGCAAGGTCGGCGCCTGCGGACGCAGCGACAATTGCGCGTCCAGCCAGTGCAATTGGCTGTCGAGCAACTGGCCGCCGTGGCCGCCGGGGATGGTGGAGTCGAGGCCGATCAGGCGCAGCGGATGCTCGTCCACCACCCAGTCCAATGGGCCCTCTGCGGACACAGGCAAATACGCGTGATCCCGGAACGCCTCCAGCAGCGGCCCGCGCGTGTCGTGGTTGCCGGGTACCAGGTAGCACGGCATGTGCAAACGGGCGAGTTCGGGGTGCAGCACGGCGTATTCATCGGCGCGGCCGAAGTCCACCAGGTCACCGCTGATCACCACGATATCGGGGCGTGGGTAACTGGCGTTGAGGTGGTCGACGGCGCGGCGCAGTGCGCCCAAGGTATCGACCACCCCATAAGTGAGGCGCTGGCCGGCTTTAAGGTGCAGGTCGCTGATCTGCGCGACAAGAAACGGACGATTCACAGTAGATTCTCAAGCATTCAGGGTGAACAACATGTGCGGCGCAATCGCCAGGGCGATTGGCGCGCCGACGGCGTACAGCTGGTTGTCGCTGCTGTCGACCAGCAGCGGTTGCTGGCCGCCCACATCCACCAGCAGGCGGCTTTGTGCGCCCTGGAAAAACTGCGCCAACAGACGGCCGTGCAGGTGCCCTTCTCCCTCCATCACCTTCAGGTGCTCCGGGCGGCAATAGACCGTGCTGGGCCGCTCGGCGGCCTGCCACGGCAACTCGCCGCCGTGGACTTTCAAGCCATGGGCCGACAGCTCGATTACCTCGAAGGCATTGAGGTTGCCGACGAAGCCCGCGACGAAGGCGTTGGCAGGTTTCTGGTAGATGTCACGCGGGCTGGCCAGTTGCGCGACACGGCCGTGCTCCATGACCAGGATGCGGTCGCCCAGGGCCATGGCTTCGCCCTGGTCGTGGGTGACGAACACCGAGGTGATGCCGAGGCCGCGCAGCAGGTCATTCAGTTCGCTGCGCAGGCGTTCGCGCAATTGCGCGTCGAGGGCCGCCAGGGGTTCGTCCAGCAACAGCACTTTCGGACGCGGCGCCAAGGCACGGGCCAATGCCACGCGCTGGCGCTGGCCGCCGGAGAGTTCGTGGATGCTGCGCTTGCCGTGATGCTGCAAGCCCACCAGCTCCAGCAACTCGTCGCAGCGCTTGTTGCGTTCAGGCACCGACATCCCGCGAATCTTCAAGCCGTAGACGATATTTCCCGCCACATCCAGGTTGGGAAACAGCGCGTAGTTCTGGAACACCATGCCCACGTCGCGGCGCTCGATGGGCAGGCGCGTCACGTCCTGGTCACCGAACAACACCTGGCCCACATCCGGGCGCTCCAGGCCGGCGATCAGGCGCAAGGTGGTGGTCTTGCCACAGCCGGACGGCCCGAGAATCGCCAGGGTTTCGCCGCCCTCGACGGTCAGGTTCAAGTCATGCACGGCCACGGTGCCGTCGGCGAACGCCTTGCGACAGCCTTGCAGGCGGATAGTGATAGCGGTCATCGACGCTCTCCACGGGACAAACGGGCACTGATGGCCTGCAACGCAATCAGCAGCGGCACGATCATCAGCAAAAAGATAAGGGTGTAGGCGCTGGCGATCTCCAGGCGCGCCGAGGCGTAGCTGTCGGCCAGGCCCACGGGCAGGGTCTTGGTCATGGGGGTGTGAAGCATCCAGGTCAGGTTGAATTCACCCAGGGACAAGGTCACCACCATCAGCACGCCGGCCAGGATTCCCGCGCGGCAGTTAGGCACCACCACACTGAAAAAGCGCTTGATCGGACCGGCGCCCAAGCTGGCCGCCGCCTCTTCCAGCACCGGCAGTTGCTGGCGTTGCATCACCGCCATCACCGGGCGTACCAGGAATGGCAAGGTGAACAGCACATGCCCGACCAGGATGAACAGCCAACTGCTGCGAAAGCTGCCGAACTGGCCGTAGGTGAGCAGCAACGCCAACGCACTGGCCAACCCCGGCATCGCCACGGGCAGCACCATCAACTCTTCGAAGGCGCGGCTGAAGCGGTTGTTCATCCGCACCAGGGCGTAGGCGGCCGGCACGCCAATCACGCAGACACACACCGCGCAGGCCAGCGCCAATTGCAGCGACAACCACACAGTCGGCGAATAGGCCTGCCACACCTGGATCAACCAATCGAAGGTCAAGCCACTGGACAGACCGACGAAGAAGTTGCGGGTCAAACCCGCCAGCAACGACATCACCACCGGCACCAACATGAAGGCGCACACCAGCAGGGTAAACAGCAGTTGCAGCACAAACAGCGATGAACGTTTCACAGCACAGTCCCCGCGTTTTTCACCAGGCGCCGGGTCAGCAGCAACACCGCCCAGGTCACCCCGCCCAGCACCACCGACAGCGCAGCGGCGACGGCAAAGTTGGCGTAGTTGGTGAATACGTTGTAGATCGCCACCGGGGTGACATTCAGTCGCGTGCCCAAGGTAAACGCCGTGCCGAAGGCGCCCATGGACGTGGCAAAACAGATCGCCCCGCAGGACGCCAACGCGGGTGCCAGGCCCGGCACGATCACGTCACACACCACGCGCCAATGCCCGGCACCCAGGGAGTGCGCGGCTTCTTCCAGGCTGCGATCAAGGCTCTCGCACGCGGCCATCACCGTGAGGATCACCCGTGGAATCGAGAAGTACAGGTAGCCCACGAACAGCCCCGCCAGCGAGTAGGCAAAGATCCAGCGCTCGCCAGCCAGTTGCAGGCCCAGTGAGGCCAGCAGGCCTTGGCGACCGGCCAGCAGAATCACCAGAAAGCCCACCACCACACCGGGAAAGGCCAACGGAAAGGTGAGCAACGCCACCAGCGCCGAGCGCCCGAAAAACTGGTGCCGGGCGAGGAACACGCCGCTGATGCCGCCGATCACCAGCGCCACCAGCGTCACCACCACGGCCAGCACCAGCGTTTGCCCAAGGCTACCCAGGTACTGCGCGCTGCTGAGCACCTGCCAGTAACCGCTGCCGTTGCTGTCGCGACTCTCGGCGCCGAGCACCATCAAGTGCGCCAGCGGCAGCAGCCAAAAGGCGAGCAGCACCGCAAAGGCCGGGGCCAGTGCCCAGGCGGCATGTTTTGCCGATGCTGCCACTTACTTGACCTCGTTCAGGTAACGGGCGGCGAAGGCTTCCTGCACAGCGGCCATTTTTTCGTAGTCCACCACCCCGGCGCGGGCGTAGTCGCTGTCAGGCAGAAACTGGGCGGCCACGTCAGCCGGCATTTTCATTGGGCGCACCGGGCGCAGGTAGGCCTTGGCCCAGAGTGCCTGGCCTTCGTCCGACAGCACGAAGTCGAGGACCTTTTGCGCATTGGCGCGGTGCGGTGCGTTGGCCACCAGGCTCATCACGTAGGGCACGCTGATGCTGCCTTCCTTCGGGATCACGAAGGCGACGTTGGCCTTATCTTTGTAGCGCGCGCGGTAGGCGTTGAAGTCGTAGTCCACCAGGATCGGCAACTCACCGGACAGCACCCGCGCATAGGCGGTTTGCTTGGGCACGATGGGCGCGTTCTTCGCCAACTTCTGGAAGTAGTCGATGGCCGGTGCGAAGTTGTCCAGGTCGCCGCCCAGGGCGCGGTTGATCGCCACGGCCGACACGTAGCCGACGAAGGCGCTGGACGGGTCGAGGTAACCGACCATGCCTTTGTATTCCGGCTTGAGCAGGTCGGCCCAGCTTTGCGGCACCGGCAAACCACCCAGCGCATCAACATTGACCATGATGCCCAAGGTACCGGAGTGGATCGCGAACCAATGGCCGGCCGGATCTTTCAAGCCAGCGGGAATCTGCTCCCAGGCCTTGGGTTTATAGGTGTCGACCACCTCGGCTTTTTGTGCCTGCAGGCCGAAGGTCACGCCGTAGTACACGACGTCGGCCACCGGCGCGGCTTTTTCCGCCACCAACTGCGCCAGGGACTGGCCGGAGTTCTTGTTGTCCAGCGGTACTTGCACGCCGGTGCTGGCGGCGATGGCCTTGAGCTGGGTGCCCCAGTCGGCCCAGTCCGGCGGGCAGTTGTAGCAGATCGCGGTTTCGGCGGCCTGGGCCAGGCTGGCCGCACCGCACAGCAGCACGGCTGCCAGGGTTTTACTGAGTGCGCGCATCAAGGGTTTCCTCGTGGGGTTGAGTACTGTCGCCCGGCCGGATATGGCAAGGCAGGCAATGGGACGTCGGGGCGTTGCCGGCGATCTGCGCCAGCAGTTGGTCAATCACGGTGCTGGCCAGCAAGGCGATGGGCTGCACCACGCTGCACAGGGTCGGGTGCATCTGGGTGCCGAGGCTGATGCCGTCGAAGCCCATCACCGACAATTGCTCGGGCACGTTCCAGGCGTTGCGACGCAGTTCGGCGATCAGGCTGATCGCCAGGAAATCGTTGGAGCACACCAATGCAGTCGGGGCCTTGTCGCCTCGCAAAAAGGGTTCGATAGCGGCGAATTCGGCTTGGGTGTGGGCCGGCATTTCGATCACCGCGCGGGGTTCCAGGCTGTATTCGCGCATGGCGTCGCAATAACCGGCGTAGCGCAGACGGGCACGGTCGGATTGCAACGCAGGACCGGCGACCATGCCGATGCGCCGATGCCCGGCTTCCAGCAGGTAACGCGTGGCCAGCGCCATGCCTGCGCGGTTGTCCACCGACACGGCGCTGTAGTTGGGATTGCTCGGTTGGTGATAAGCCAGCACGAACGGGGTTTGCTCGGTGTTCAAGCTGCTGAGCACGCTGTTGCTCTCGGCATCGGTGACCGTCAGCACCAGGCCATCGACGCGCTGGCGCAACAGTTCTTCCACCACGATGCATTCGCGCTCGCTGCTGTAATCGGTGGTCGCCAGCAACAGGCTGTAGCCGCGCGCCCGAGCGGCGCGCTCCATGGCCTGGAACTGTTCGGCAAACACCGGGTTGAGCAGGTTGGGCACCACTACGCCGATCAACTGGGTGGTTTGCAGGCGCAGCTGGCGGCCCAGCAGATTGGGGCGAAAACCCAACTCACGGGCGGCGGCGAACACTTGCTCACGGGTGGTCGGGCGCACCTGGTCGGGGGAAGCAAAAGTGCGGGCGGCGGTGGCGCGGGATACGCCCGCCAGCCGGGCTACGTCTTTCAGGTCAGTCATTGTCACTCGCTTGAGATCGATCTCATTGGCGAGGACAGTAGCGGGGGAATGTGGCAGTTCGGCGGTAAGGAGATGACAGTTTGATGGCACCTGGCTTGCTACCCATTGATCCGGGGTATGCCCATAGATGGTCATACTCAGCGGGTATCATTGAAACCCAGGGCAGCAAAATCCGCCCACTAACCTTTCGATTCGATCCAAGTGCGGGCACAATGCGTGTCCTTTTTTGGCAGGCACCGCCGCAGGCTCTCAAAAATGATCAAAACGCCGTACTACCTCATCGATAAACAGAAGCTTCTGGTCAACATGCAGAAGATTGCTTACGTGCGCGAGCAGTCCGGCGCCAAGGCGTTGCTGGCGCTCAAGTGCTTTGCCACCTGGTCGGTGTTCGACCTGATGCAGCAATACATGGACGGCACCACCTCGTCGTCGTTGTATGAGCTCAAGCTCGGTCGCCAGAAGTTCGAAGGCGAGGCACACGCCTACAGCGTGGCCTGGGCCGACGATGAAATCGAAGAGATGCTGGACAACTGCGACAAGATCATCTTCAACTCGATCAGCCAGCTGCAACGCTTTGCCGAACGTTCCGAAGGCAAGACCCGTGGCCTGCGCGTCAACCCGCAGGTGAGCAGCTCCGACTACCTGCTGGCCGACCCGGCGCGCCCGTTCAGCCGCTTGGGCGAATGGGACCCGGTGAAGATCGAAGGCGTGATCGAGCAGATCTCCGGCTTCATGTTCCACAACAACTGCGAGAACGGCGATTTCAGCCTGTTCGACAAGATGCTCGGCACCATCGAAGAACGCTTCGGCGCGCTGCTGCACAAGGTCGAGTGGGTCAGCCTCGGCGGCGGCATCCACTTCACCGGTGAAGACTATGCGGTGGACGCGTTCTGCGCACGCCTGAAGGCGTTCTCCGAAAAGTACGGCGTGCAGGTGTACCTGGAACCCGGCGAAGCGGCGATCACCAATAGCGCCTCCCTGGAAGTCACCGTGCTCGACACCCTCTACAACGGCAAGCACCTCGCCGTGGTAGACAGCTCCATCGAAGCCCACCTGCTGGACCTGCTGATCTATCGCCTCAACGCCAAGCTGGCGCCAAGCGACGGTGAACACACCTTCATGGTGTGCGGCAAATCCTGCCTGGCCGGGGATATCTTCGGCGAGTATCAATTTGATCGTCCGCTGGCCATCGGCGATCGGCTGTCGTTCATCGACACCGCAGGCTACACCATGGTCAAGAAAAACTGGTTCAACGGCCTGAAAATGCCGTCCATCGTAGTGAAACAACTCGACGGTACAGTCGAGGTGGTTCGTGAATTTGGTTACGACGACTACCTGTCCAGCCTTTCGTAAGCTGGCGGATAAAGGAGAGATAAAGCAATTGAAAAAGAACGTTCTTATCATTGGTGCAGGAGGTGTCGCCAAGGTGGTGGCCCACAAGTGCGCGCAGCACAACGACGAACTCGGTCGTATTGCTATCGCGTCGCGCAACATCTCCAAATGCCAGGCCATCATCGACAGCGTCAAGGCCAAGGGTAGCCTCAAGGTTCCCGCCGACATCCAAGCCTTCGCGCTGAACGCCCTGGACGTGGAAGCGACCAAGGCCCTGATCCGCGAGACCGACTCGCAGATCGTTATCAACGTAGGTTCCGCGTTCCTCAACATGTCGGTGCTGCGCGCCTGCATCGATACGGGCGTTGCCTACCTCGACACCGCCATCCACGAAGAGCCGGGCAAGGTCTGCGAGACCCCGCCGTGGTACGGCAACTACGAATGGAACCACCTGGAAGAGTGCAAACAGAAGAACATCACCGCCATCCTTGGCGTGGGCTTCGACCCGGGTGTCGTCAACGCGTACGCCGCGCTGGCGCAGCAACAGCATTTCGACCGTATTGATTCGATCGACATCCTCGACGTCAATGCCGGCTCCCATGGCAAATACTTCGCCACCAACTTCGACCCGGAAATCAACTTCCGCGAGTTCACCGGACAGGTGTGGAGCTGGCAGAACAGCCAGTGGACCAGCAACACCATGTTCGAAGTCAAACGCACCGACGACCTGCCGGTCGTCGGTTCGCAGAACCTCTACCTCACCGGCCACGATGAAGTGCACTCGCTGTCGAAAAACCTCGACGTGCCCAACGTGCGTTTCTGGATGAG
The genomic region above belongs to Pseudomonas azotoformans and contains:
- a CDS encoding carboxynorspermidine decarboxylase; the protein is MIKTPYYLIDKQKLLVNMQKIAYVREQSGAKALLALKCFATWSVFDLMQQYMDGTTSSSLYELKLGRQKFEGEAHAYSVAWADDEIEEMLDNCDKIIFNSISQLQRFAERSEGKTRGLRVNPQVSSSDYLLADPARPFSRLGEWDPVKIEGVIEQISGFMFHNNCENGDFSLFDKMLGTIEERFGALLHKVEWVSLGGGIHFTGEDYAVDAFCARLKAFSEKYGVQVYLEPGEAAITNSASLEVTVLDTLYNGKHLAVVDSSIEAHLLDLLIYRLNAKLAPSDGEHTFMVCGKSCLAGDIFGEYQFDRPLAIGDRLSFIDTAGYTMVKKNWFNGLKMPSIVVKQLDGTVEVVREFGYDDYLSSLS
- a CDS encoding saccharopine dehydrogenase family protein, which translates into the protein MKKNVLIIGAGGVAKVVAHKCAQHNDELGRIAIASRNISKCQAIIDSVKAKGSLKVPADIQAFALNALDVEATKALIRETDSQIVINVGSAFLNMSVLRACIDTGVAYLDTAIHEEPGKVCETPPWYGNYEWNHLEECKQKNITAILGVGFDPGVVNAYAALAQQQHFDRIDSIDILDVNAGSHGKYFATNFDPEINFREFTGQVWSWQNSQWTSNTMFEVKRTDDLPVVGSQNLYLTGHDEVHSLSKNLDVPNVRFWMSFGEHYINVFTVLKNLGLLSEKPVTTAEGLEVVPLKLVKAVLPDPSSLAPGYTGKTCIGDLVKGTKNGQPHEMFIYNVACHEEAFAETDSQGISYTAGVPPVAAALLVARGEWDVKHMANVEELPAEPFLKALDVMGLPTRIKDENGDRAWDAIA
- a CDS encoding ABC transporter permease, which gives rise to MKRSSLFVLQLLFTLLVCAFMLVPVVMSLLAGLTRNFFVGLSSGLTFDWLIQVWQAYSPTVWLSLQLALACAVCVCVIGVPAAYALVRMNNRFSRAFEELMVLPVAMPGLASALALLLTYGQFGSFRSSWLFILVGHVLFTLPFLVRPVMAVMQRQQLPVLEEAAASLGAGPIKRFFSVVVPNCRAGILAGVLMVVTLSLGEFNLTWMLHTPMTKTLPVGLADSYASARLEIASAYTLIFLLMIVPLLIALQAISARLSRGERR
- a CDS encoding ABC transporter ATP-binding protein is translated as MTAITIRLQGCRKAFADGTVAVHDLNLTVEGGETLAILGPSGCGKTTTLRLIAGLERPDVGQVLFGDQDVTRLPIERRDVGMVFQNYALFPNLDVAGNIVYGLKIRGMSVPERNKRCDELLELVGLQHHGKRSIHELSGGQRQRVALARALAPRPKVLLLDEPLAALDAQLRERLRSELNDLLRGLGITSVFVTHDQGEAMALGDRILVMEHGRVAQLASPRDIYQKPANAFVAGFVGNLNAFEVIELSAHGLKVHGGELPWQAAERPSTVYCRPEHLKVMEGEGHLHGRLLAQFFQGAQSRLLVDVGGQQPLLVDSSDNQLYAVGAPIALAIAPHMLFTLNA
- a CDS encoding phosphodiesterase, which translates into the protein MNRPFLVAQISDLHLKAGQRLTYGVVDTLGALRRAVDHLNASYPRPDIVVISGDLVDFGRADEYAVLHPELARLHMPCYLVPGNHDTRGPLLEAFRDHAYLPVSAEGPLDWVVDEHPLRLIGLDSTIPGGHGGQLLDSQLHWLDAQLSLRPQAPTLLILHHPPFISGIGHMDREPFINAAALEQVVARHPQVERLLCGHLHRPMQRRFGGSLSCVCPGTSHQIVLDLQEAAPAHFNLEPAGYLLHRWEAQQGLISHNGVFGEYPGPYPFYDAHGLID
- a CDS encoding ABC transporter permease, with amino-acid sequence MAASAKHAAWALAPAFAVLLAFWLLPLAHLMVLGAESRDSNGSGYWQVLSSAQYLGSLGQTLVLAVVVTLVALVIGGISGVFLARHQFFGRSALVALLTFPLAFPGVVVGFLVILLAGRQGLLASLGLQLAGERWIFAYSLAGLFVGYLYFSIPRVILTVMAACESLDRSLEEAAHSLGAGHWRVVCDVIVPGLAPALASCGAICFATSMGAFGTAFTLGTRLNVTPVAIYNVFTNYANFAVAAALSVVLGGVTWAVLLLTRRLVKNAGTVL
- a CDS encoding LacI family DNA-binding transcriptional regulator, which produces MTDLKDVARLAGVSRATAARTFASPDQVRPTTREQVFAAARELGFRPNLLGRQLRLQTTQLIGVVVPNLLNPVFAEQFQAMERAARARGYSLLLATTDYSSERECIVVEELLRQRVDGLVLTVTDAESNSVLSSLNTEQTPFVLAYHQPSNPNYSAVSVDNRAGMALATRYLLEAGHRRIGMVAGPALQSDRARLRYAGYCDAMREYSLEPRAVIEMPAHTQAEFAAIEPFLRGDKAPTALVCSNDFLAISLIAELRRNAWNVPEQLSVMGFDGISLGTQMHPTLCSVVQPIALLASTVIDQLLAQIAGNAPTSHCLPCHIRPGDSTQPHEETLDARTQ
- a CDS encoding ABC transporter substrate-binding protein, which gives rise to MRALSKTLAAVLLCGAASLAQAAETAICYNCPPDWADWGTQLKAIAASTGVQVPLDNKNSGQSLAQLVAEKAAPVADVVYYGVTFGLQAQKAEVVDTYKPKAWEQIPAGLKDPAGHWFAIHSGTLGIMVNVDALGGLPVPQSWADLLKPEYKGMVGYLDPSSAFVGYVSAVAINRALGGDLDNFAPAIDYFQKLAKNAPIVPKQTAYARVLSGELPILVDYDFNAYRARYKDKANVAFVIPKEGSISVPYVMSLVANAPHRANAQKVLDFVLSDEGQALWAKAYLRPVRPMKMPADVAAQFLPDSDYARAGVVDYEKMAAVQEAFAARYLNEVK